The genomic window AATCCGTTTCCGTCAATAGTACCATACCCCTCTATGGAGAAGGATTTTGCGTTGCGGGCAAAAATCAAGCAACGATCCATATGAGGTTCGTTTTTATAAGTGTTTTTATGGGTATCTGTAGTATAATCCTGATAATTAGGACTCCCTAATAAAACCGCACCATTTTCAATATGTAAAGTCACAAAATCTTTTAAATAAATAGTGCCGACCAAAACCGTTTTTCCGGAAGGGATGACTACTTTTCCCCCTCCCTGTGACGTACAAGCATCGATCGCTTTTTGAACAGCTTCCGTATCTAACGTGATGCCATCTCCTTTGGCCCCAAAATCCAGCACATTGTAAGTGGTTGCACTAATAGGTATTGAAATAGTTAATATGAAAAAGGTAATAAATACGTTCATTTATATTTTATATGGTGTGAATATTGCTGTCAAATCGGCCATATCACCGGTTTTTTGTTGCCAAATTTTTAGTTCTTTAAGAAGTTTTGTAATTATCTTTTTAGACTCCTTCTTTTGATAGAGATTGGTAGTCTCCCAGGGATCTTTTTTTATATTGTATAGTTCCAAAACCTTCGTTTCAGGATATATAATTAACTTATAATCTCCGGAAATCATACCTCTCTGATCATCAAACATAGCGAGATAAATTGAGTTTCTGACATTTTGTTTTTTTGAAATTAACGGAAGCAAACTTTTAAAATCCGTAGCTTCCATGGGTTTTAATTTAAGCAGGTCAAATAGGGTAGGGGCAATGTCCTGTAAATACACCCGCTGATTGATTTTTCTATTGGCATCAAATCCCGGAGCTTTTACAATTAACGGTGCTGTTACACTTGGTTCATAGAGACATACTTTGCCTGACACTCCGTTTTCGCCAAAGTTAATTCCATGATCCGAAGTAAAAACAATTAAAGTACGGTCATAAATTCCTTTATCCTTTAATGCCTTTATAATATCACCAATCCGAACATCCATATGGGTAACCATGGCGTTATTCCGTTGAACGCGTTTTTGCATGGTTTTCAATCGTAAAGGATCTGGTGCGTATTGATACTTTATATTTTTATTTAAGCGCATTTGATCAGAAAAACTTGGGGGTAGGGTTATTTTATCGGTGGGATATAAATTATAATATTGTTGTTCGGTTTCTCTGGGTACATGGGGTGCATTAAAAGCCACATAGGCAAAGAAGGGTTTCTCTCCTTTATAATTCGTGATAAAGTTAGCAGCCTCGCTTGCGGTAACATCTGTTATATGTCCCTCTTCCGTATAATATGTATTGAATTGTCCGGATCGTATGCTTCCTGTTTCGTTAAATATAGATTCTACCGGTTTTCCACTAGCATGCCATTTACCGGTCATATAAGTATAATAGCCGTTATCCTGTAATTTTTCGGGTAATGATTTTGGGGCGTTTTTCCTATTAATCTTTTTAGCATCCCATAAATATTTTCCGTACATCAGCATGGTTCTGCTTGGGATGCAGACTGCGGGTGACCAGCAACCCATATTGTATGCTGCAGTAAATGATATACCTTCTGAGGCTAATTGATCAATATTAGGAGTAACCATTAAGGTATTTCCGTAGGCACCAACCGCCTGATTGCTTTGATCATCAGATTCTATAAATACTACATTCATCTGGGTAAAACCACTTACTGTGGTAAAAAAACAAAGTATATAATGTAGCACTTGATTTTTATTAAGTAGGTTTTTCAAAATATTATTAAGAATTTTTGTATGATATAGAAATGTACGACAAATTACTGATTAACTTTAAGAGCATGTTTAAATAAGATTCTTATAAATTACCTTATTCTATTGAGAATGATTTGACAATTCTGCCATAATACCCAAGATTCTTGACTTTCCTTCGTTTTTTCATAGTCTTTATCGAGTCTTCTGAAGAAGTTGAAGATACCGAAAGTCCTTTCAGTTACCCATCTCCACTTCAAGGGAACAAAACCTTTTGTGGATGGGGGAGTTGATGATATCTTTACCTCAAGTCCAATTACATTTTCTTCAGCCCACCTCTTAAATATTGTTTTGTAGGCATGATCAGCTACTATTTTTTCCATCCTATCCAGGTACCCTAATAAAGGTTCCACAACTTTGTTGGCTACTACCCCATCAGCTTCATTGGCAGCCCCTACAACAACCCCCCAAACTAAACCTAACGTATCAGTAATTACGTGACGTTTACGGCCATTTACCTTTTTATTACCGTCAACCCCTTTTGACATACTTGTAAAAGGACCGGACTTTATGGATTGACTATCAATGGATAACAAGCTAGGTGTTGGTTCTTTCCCTTGTCGGTTCCGCTCCATTTTGTTAAGCTCAATATTTAATCTCTCTTGTGTCCCATCTTTTTGCCATTTGCGAAAGTAATAGTATACACTTTGCCATTTTGGAAAACTATCCGGGAGGTTACGCCACTGAGTACCTGTACGGAGTTGCCATAAAATAGCGTCTACAATATCCCGTAGTTTATAATGCCCCCGGGTTTTCTTAGGTAAAAATAATTCCATATATTCCCATTGCTGGGTAGTTAATCTGTTATATTTAGATTGCATAAACATTGTTGTTTTAGTCAACTACAAAGTTTAGACTATCCAGCTTTTTAACAAAAAAATTATCCGAAAATTTAGTTTAAACATGCTCTAAGGCGTATTTACTTCCTTCTAAATGAGGGAAGGTTAAGAATAAGATAGTTACTAAAGCTAAATATCCGGTCTTAAATCCCTCCCTCAGGGGAAGTAAATTCATGATCTAAAAGTACAGACTTTGTATAGCGCACCATACAAGAGATATACAGA from Aquimarina sp. ERC-38 includes these protein-coding regions:
- a CDS encoding sulfatase-like hydrolase/transferase gives rise to the protein MKNLLNKNQVLHYILCFFTTVSGFTQMNVVFIESDDQSNQAVGAYGNTLMVTPNIDQLASEGISFTAAYNMGCWSPAVCIPSRTMLMYGKYLWDAKKINRKNAPKSLPEKLQDNGYYTYMTGKWHASGKPVESIFNETGSIRSGQFNTYYTEEGHITDVTASEAANFITNYKGEKPFFAYVAFNAPHVPRETEQQYYNLYPTDKITLPPSFSDQMRLNKNIKYQYAPDPLRLKTMQKRVQRNNAMVTHMDVRIGDIIKALKDKGIYDRTLIVFTSDHGINFGENGVSGKVCLYEPSVTAPLIVKAPGFDANRKINQRVYLQDIAPTLFDLLKLKPMEATDFKSLLPLISKKQNVRNSIYLAMFDDQRGMISGDYKLIIYPETKVLELYNIKKDPWETTNLYQKKESKKIITKLLKELKIWQQKTGDMADLTAIFTPYKI
- a CDS encoding IS5 family transposase, giving the protein MQSKYNRLTTQQWEYMELFLPKKTRGHYKLRDIVDAILWQLRTGTQWRNLPDSFPKWQSVYYYFRKWQKDGTQERLNIELNKMERNRQGKEPTPSLLSIDSQSIKSGPFTSMSKGVDGNKKVNGRKRHVITDTLGLVWGVVVGAANEADGVVANKVVEPLLGYLDRMEKIVADHAYKTIFKRWAEENVIGLEVKISSTPPSTKGFVPLKWRWVTERTFGIFNFFRRLDKDYEKTKESQESWVLWQNCQIILNRIR